The following nucleotide sequence is from Pseudonocardia abyssalis.
GACCTCGGTCGTCGGGGCAGTCCCGATCGGCGTGGTGGGCCTCGCCGCCCGAGACATCGTCTCCGGCCCGTTGCGCGACCTGTGGGTCGTCGCCGTCGCTCTCACCGCCTGGAGCGCGGTGACGTGTGTCGCCGAACTCGTCGCCACCCGGAAACGGGCCGAGGGCGACATCCGCCTGCGCGACGCGCTCGTCGTCGGGGCCGCCCAGTGCGTCGCCCTGGTCCCCGGGGTGTCCGGTCGGCGCGGCCGGTGACGTTGGCGAAGCCGAGATGGGTGGACAGGGGGCACGCCGAGCACAGGCAGATCAGCCGGCCCGGTGACGGGACCTCGGCCCGGTCGTCGTAGGCCCACCGCTCGTGCGCCTCCGGTGACCGCCTCGTGCGTGATTCTCGGTCGCTCCGCAGGCTTCACACCGCTGCTGGGCCCGGCGGGTGATCATGCGGCGGAGTTGCTCCCAGTCCTGTCGGCTCACGCAGGTCCGGACACTGGTGAGCCAGCACGATCGCGGGACCATGTCGACGAACAGCCCGGCCCCGGACGCGCGGTCCCCCCGGGAGCAGGTCAGGCACGGGTGGATGGGCGGCCCGGTGGCGCAGCGCCGCTGTCGGCGGCCTCCGGTCGTACCATCGCCCGGCGGTCTGGTCCGAGCGGGCGCCGACGGCTTTCGCGGCGTCCTTCTCGGCACCTGGCACGTCCGGGTACACCCGGCCGGCCCGCTCCGCTGCGGGCGGGGTCGTGCTGGGTGCTCGACCATCGGTGGTCCCCGGTCGCTCGACGCCACGAGTCCGGTTGGAGGGTCGCATCGACCCCGATGCAAGGCCGGCCGCCCGGCAGTCGCATCCGACCCGACAGGGCACTCATCGATCTCGGCGAGGAACCTGGTCAGCCCGTGATCCCGGTCCGGTCGTCGGCTCTGCGCCGTTCGAGGAAGACCGTGTCGCGCCAGACTCCGTGATGCTGGCCGATGCGTTCGCGGAGGCCAAGGGTGCGGTAGCCGGCGGACTGGTGCAGCGCCAGGCTGGCCCGGTTCTCGGGGAAGATGCTGGTCTGCAGCGTCCAGAGTCCGGCGTCGTCGGCTGCGTTGACCTGTCGGTGGATGAGTGTTCTTCCGACGCCGCGGCCGCGGAGACCGTCGCCCACGTAGATCGAGGTCTCGGCGACTCCGGCGTAGACGGGCCGGGTGGAGACGGCCCGTGCGGCGGCGAAGCCGGCGACCCGGCCGTCGATCTCGGCGACCCAGCGGTGCGCGGGCAGCCAGGCGTCGTCGAGTGCGTCGCGGGTGGGGACCTCGGTCTCGAAGGTCGCGTGTCCGGTGGCGATCCCCTCGGCGTAGATCCGGCGGACATGCGTCCAGTCACCGGGTTCGAGTGCTCGGACGTCGACGTCGGCCGGGAGGTCCTCGGGGCAGCAGGGGCGGGGGGCGAGCATCCCCATGACGGCGTCGGCAGCGTGCGGTAGACCGGTGCAGCAGGCCGGGTTCACCGAGATCAGGGTCGCGGTGCGGTCCTTGCGCAGGTGCACGAAGCCGACGTCGGCGAGCTTGCGCACGTGGTGTGAGCAGGTGGACTGGCTGATGCCGAGCTGCTCGGTCAGCTCCCCCACCGTCACTGCCCGCCCCGCGACCGCCACGGCGTGGAGCAGGCGGACCCGCATGGGTTCGGCCAGGCACGCGAACCACTCCGCGTAGGTGCTCGCATCGGCCGGCGCCAACTGCACGGCCGGCGGGGTCCCCAGCGATGTCGTCATGCTCCGAGTATCGACGCCTGTCGATGGTTGCGTCAATCGATGCCCGTCGATACAGTCCGCACCGTGAATCGACCGTCATCGATGAAGGAGTGAGGATGAGCGTGGACGAGCTTCCGGTGGTCGTCGTGGGCGCTGGCCCGGCCGGCTTGGCCGCGGCTGCGCAGGCGGTGGACCGGGGATTGCCGGTCGTCGTGCTCGAGGCCGGGCCGTCGGCCGGGACCGGGGTACGGGAGTGGCATCACGTGCGGCTGTTCTCCCGGTGGGGCGAACTGGTCGCGCCGGCCGCGGAGAAGCTCCTGGCGCCCACCGGATGGAGGTTCCCCGACGCCAAGGCGTACCCGACCGGTGCGGAGTGGGCGGAGTCGTATCTGCAGCCGTTGGCCGACGCACTCGGTGACCGGGTGCGCTACGGCGCCCGGGTGGTCGGGGTCGCGCGCCGCGGCTGGGACCGGTTGGTCGACCAGGCCCGCGACACCGAACCCCTCAGCGTTCGTGTCGCCACCGCCGATGGTGAGGAGCGCATCCTCGCGCGGGCCGTGATCGACGCGTCCGGGACCTGGTCCGTGCCGAGCCCGCTCGGTGGTGACGGCCTCCCGGCACTGGGCGAGTCGGCAGCGGCCGACCGCATCACCTACCGCGTGCCGGACCTGACCGATCCCGACGTGCGTCAGCGGTACGCGGGCCGGCGGATCGCGCTCGCGGGCAGCGGCCACTCGGCGCTGACCGCACTGGTCGCGTTCGCCGAGCTGGCCGAGCAGAACCCGGGCACACACGTCCAGTGGCTGCTGCGCCGCGCCGCGATCGGCACCACCTTCGGAGGCGGCGACGCCGATCAGCTCCCCGCCCGTGGCGCGCTGGGGCTGCGCGCCGCCGAGGCCGTCCGCGCCGGGCGGGTCACGACGGTGACCGGCTTCCGTACCGCGGGCGTCGACCGCGACGACGACGGCCGACTGGTGCTGTCGTCGTTCGGGGACCGGCAGCTCGACCCCGTCGACGAGGTCGTCGTCCTCACCGGGTTCCGTCCGGACCTGAGCTGGCTCTCCGAGGTACGTGTCGACCTCGACCCGGTGCTGCAGGCCCCGCGCGAACTCGCCCCGCTGATCGATCCGAACGTGCACTCCTGCGGCACGGTGTACCCACACGGTGCCCGCGAGCTCACCCAGCCCGAGCCGGGGTTGTTCCTGGTCGGCATGAAGAGCTACGGGCGCGCCCCCACCTTCCTCGCGCTCACCGGCTACGAGCAGACCCGCTCGGTGGTGGCCGCGATCGCCGGCGACCGGGCCGGGGCCGACCGGGTCGAGCTGGTCCTGCCCGAGACCGGGGTCTGCGGTGGCGCCGGGCTCGTCGACGCACCCGCCGACGACGACTCCGAGACCGCCGCAGGATGTTGCGGACCGGTGGAGCCGCTCTCGATCGGGGGCCGGTCCGGGGCGGCAGGCTGACGGAACACTGCCGTCGGCGAACGCCGACACGGCGGAGCCGGGCGCGCTGTCCGGCGCCGGCCTTCGCCGTGTGCTGGTGGTCCTGTGCGTCACCGAGGTCACCAGCTGGGTGTTGTACGTGCTCGATGCTCGCCGGCGCGACCCGAGGGGTCTTCACCCTGCTGCAGGCCACCGCGATCAGCGACCGCTGGGGGTCGACCCACGGCGGCCGGATCGCGACCGCGCTGTCCCCCTGGGCCGGCGCGGTCCTGGCCACCGCGCTGGGCGGCTACCCACTGGTGTTCGCCCTGCTGGCCGTCATCGCCGCAGTCGCCGCCGTCCTCGCGGCGGGCAGCATTCCGCGGACGCCGAACGCCGCCTGACGGGCCGCTACGTGCCCTGGACCGGGACGAGTTCGTGCAGCAGCTGCCGAACGCGGCCGTCGATGTCGTCGCGGACCAGGCGCATCCGCTCGACGCCGTCGATGCCCCGCTCGGAGGGCTCGTCGGTGTCCCAGTTGCGCAGGTCGGTGCCGGGAGGGACGTCGAGCTGTGCCTCGCGGCCCAGCGTCACCACGACATCGACACCTGCGAGAAGCGCCGGATCGACGGGCTTCGGAACCTCGCCGGACATGTCGGCGCCGACCTCGGCGAGCACCTGCACCGAGAGCGCGTTGATCGACGAACCGGGCCGGGTCCCCGCGGAGTGGGCGACGACCCGTCCGTCCGCGGCGTGGCGCATCAGCCCGGCCGCCATCTGGGACTTGCCGCCGTTGCGGACGCAGACGAACAGCACCGACGGGGTCATCGGGCGGTCAGCTCGGCCAGGAGCCCGCGCACACGGGCGTCGATGTCGTCGCGGATCGGGCGGATCTCCGCTGCCGCCTTGCCTGCGGGGTCGGTGAGGTCCCAGTCGAGGTACCGCTTGCCGGGGAAGACCGGGCAGGCGTCGCCGCAGCCCATGGTGATCACGACGTCGGCGGCCTCGACGGCGTCGGTGGACAGCTTCTTCGGGATCTCGTGCGACAGGTCCAGCCCGATCTCGGACATGACCTCGCGGACGGCGGGGTTGACGGTGTCGGCGGGTGCGGACCCGGCGGAGGTGACCCGCACCGAGCCCGCGGCGTGGTGCGCCAGCAGGGCGGCGGCCATCTGCGAGCGACCGGCGTTGTGGACGCAGACGAACAACACCTCGGGGACGGTCATCGAATCCTCGGTCATCGTGCGGCTGGGACGAGCTCGGCGAGCAGCACCCGGACCCGGCGCTCGATCTCGTCACGGATGGGTCGGACGTCGTCGACGGCGAGTCCGGCGGGGTCGTCGAGGACCCATTCCTCGTAGCGGCGCCCGGGAAACACCGGGCAGGCGTCACCGCATCCCATGGTGATCACCGCATCCGCAGCGCGGACGATCTCGTCGGTCCAGGGCTTCGGGTACTCCGCGGAGATGTCGATCCCCCGCTCGGCCATGGCGGCGACCGCGGCCGGGTTGACCGACGTGCCGGGTTCGGACCCGCCGGACCAGGCGATGGCCCGGTCGCCTGCGAGGTGGGTGAAGAAGCCCAACGCCATCTGCGAGCGGCCGGCGTTGTGGGTGCACAGGAACAGCACCACCGGCCGGTCGTCGCCGCTGCGGCCCTCGATCTTGGCCAGGGCCCGCAGCTGTTGGCGGGCGAACTTCTCCGCGAGCAGCGGCAGGTAGTTGAGCACGACCGCGCGGCCGGCGAACTCGTCGTAGGAGGCATGCAGGAACCGTTCGATGGTCTCCGTGCCGAAGGTGCCGTCGAACTGCCGGGCGAGGTTGCCCGCGGCGGTCTTCAGGGCGAGTCGCTGGTCGATGGACAGGGTGTCGCGGTGCCAGGTGCTGGTCACGACGGCCTTCTTCCTCAGGGGGCTTCCGGACGGGCTGGTGGACGGAGCGGGGCTCAGGTGGTGGAACGGTCGGCGCCGGAGCGCCAGCGGCGGCGCAGGGCGAGCGAGACGTAGACCAGGCCGACGAGCACGGGGACCTCGATCAGCGGCCCCACCACCCCGGCCAGCGCCTGCCCGGAGGTGACACCGAACGTCGCGATCGCGACGGCGATGGCGAGCTCGAAGTTGTTGCCCGCCGCGGTGAACGCCAGCGTCGTGGTCCGCTCGTAGGACAGGCCGATCGCCTTGCCCAGCGCGTAGGACCCGGCCCACATGACGGCGAAGTACACCAGCAGCGGCAGCGCGATCCGGGCCACGTCGAACGGCCGCGAGATGATCGCGTCGCCCTGCAGCGCGAACAACACGACGATGGTGAACAGCAGGCCGTAGAGCGCGAACGGGCCGATCACGGGCAGGAACTTCGACTCGTACCACTCCCGGCCCTTCGCCCGCTCCCCCAGCCGGCGCGACAGGTAGCCCGCCACCAACGGGACACCCAGGAAGATCAGCACCGACACCGCGATCTGCCACGGGGACACGTCCAGGTCGGCCTGCGGCAGGCCGAGCCAGCCGGGCAGCACCGTGAGGTAGAACCAGCCGAGCACGGCGAACGCGAACACCTGGAACACCGAGTTCAGCGCGACCAGCACCGCCGCGGCCTCGCGGTCCCCGCACGCCAGGTCGTTCCAGATGATGACCATGGCGATGCAGCGGGCGAGCCCGACGATGATCAGGCCGGTGCGGTACTCGGGGAGATCGGGCAGCATCAGCCAGGCCAGGGCGAACATCAGCGCCGGGCCCAGGACCCAGTTCAGGACCAGCGACGCGCCGAGCAGCCGACGGTCGCCGGTGACGGTGTCGAGGCGGTCGTAGCGCACCTTCGCCAGCACCGGGTACATCATCACCAGCAACCCGATCGCGATCGGCAGGGAGACCCCGTCGATCGCGACCGCCCCGAGCGCGGCACCCAGGCCGGGGATCAACCGCCCGGCGACGAGCCCGAGAACCATCGCGGCGATGATCCAGACCGGCAGGAACCGGTCCAGGGTGGAGAGTCGGGCGACGACCGGCGCATCGGTCTGCGGGGTGGCGGTCATGCGGTCACGGCCGCGGTGTCGTCGAGCACCAGGACGGCCGAGAGCCGCCGCAGGGCGTCGGGCTGGATGCGGTAGTACACCCACGTGCCTCGGCGCTCCCCGGTGATCAGGCCCGCCTCGCGCAGCACCCTGAGGTGGTGCGAGATCGTCGGGCCGGACAGCTCGAAGGCGTCGGTGAGATCGCAGACGCACGCCTCACCACCGTCATGGGAGGCGATCAGCGACGCCAGCCGCAGCCGGACCGGATCACCCAGCGCCTTGAACACCCTCGCCAGCTCGACCGCCTGGCCCGGTGCCAGCGGCTCGCGAACCAACGGGGAACAACACTCCACCTGGTCGGCCAGCTCGACGAGCATCCGCTCTTGCTTCGACATGCTTCTACCTTGACAGGCGTCGATCCAGAGCGCAACGCCCAGGTCGATCGTTGTCGAATCAGAGGGAGTGGCGGTCATGTCACGGGTTCAGCGGGCACTGCGGGTGTCGGACCTGGAGACGTTTCTGCAGGTCCGGGTGCGGAATCGTCCGCTGACCACGTTCGCCCCGGCGACCGCGGCGATCGCCAGCCACTGGGTCCAGCCGAGGGCTTGGCCCAGCACGCCCACGCCCACGACGGCCGCGAGCACCGGGTTGACGCTCATGAAGATCCCGTAGGTGTGGGCGGGGACCCGCCGCAGGGCGAGCATGTCGACCAGGAACGGCACCGCGGAGGAGAGCACCCCCGCGGCGGCGGCGCAGGCGAGGGCGACCGGGGTCGGCGGGTGCGCCAGCAGCACGACGATCCCCACCGGCACGAACAGCAGTGCCGAGAGCGCCGATGCCGCCGCCGGGCCCTCCGCACCGGGCAACCGGGCCCCGACCAGGCGGTTGAGCAGGATGTAGGCCGCCCAGCACGCCGCGGCGAGCAGGCCGAACGCGATGCCGACCCGGTCGGTACTGGGCTGGGGACGGCTCAGGATCACCACGGCTGCTGTCGCGACCAGTGCGCAGCCCAGGTCGATCCGGCGACGCGACGTGGCCAGCGCGACCGCCAACGGGCCGAGGAACTCCAGTGTCACCGCCAGACCGAGGCCGAGCCGGTCGACCGCGGAGTACAGGGAGACGTTCATGGTCGCGAACACCGCTCCCAGCGTCAGGACCGGCCACCACTGCGACCACGTGAAGGCTCGCACCCGGGGCCGCCCAGCACTCAGCAACACCGCCGCGCCGATCCACTGCCGCACCGCCACAACTCCTACGGGGCCGATCACGGGGAACGCCAGTGCTCCGATCGCGGCTCCGACCTGGTTGGACAGTGCGCTGCCCGTCATCATCGCCACTCCGGTCCGCTGCATGGGCCTGATCCTGAGGACCGCACGGTCGTGCCCATAATGCGTCCGGACGCCGGTCCATGCGTCTGACGCATCGATACGGTGACGTGATGGAACTGCGGCACCTGCGCTGCCTCGTCGCGATCGTCGAGACCGGGACGTTCACCGACGCCGCGATCGAGCTGGGACTCTCCCAGGCGGCTGTGTCGCGCACACTTGCGTCGTTGGAGTCCGAGCTGGGGGTGCGGCTGCTGAACCGGACCTCCCGGAGCGTCGTGCCCACCGCGGCCGGTACGCGCGTACTGGCCCGTGCTCGGCGGCTGCTGGCCGGGGCCGACGAGCTGGTCCGGGATGCGGTCTCCGGTCTTTCCCGGCTGCGCCTGGGGTACGCCTGGTCGGCGATGGGTCGCCACACCGTGACGTTCCAGCGCCGTTGGCCGGTCGCCGCGCCCGACGTCGATCTGAGGCTAGTGCGAACCAGCTCCGTCACCGGCGGGCTCGCCGAGGGGGCGTGCGACGTCGCCGTGGTGCGCGTACCGGTCGAGGATCACCGGTTCGACTCCGTGGTCGTGGGTCGGGAACGACGGTTATGCGCTGTGGCCGCCGACGACCCATGGGCGCGGCGGCGCAGTGTGACGTTGGCCGAGATCGCAGGACGCCCGCTGCTCGTGGACCGCCGTACCGGCACCACGACCGCCGAGATGTGGCCGCAGGACGCGCGACCGAAGACCGTCGACATCCATGAAGTGGACGACTGGCTCGCCGAGATCGCGGCCGGCCACGGTGTCGGCATCACCGCCGAGGCCACCGCGCACCAGTACGCCCGCCCGGGAGTCGTCTACCGCCCGG
It contains:
- a CDS encoding undecaprenyl-diphosphate phosphatase encodes the protein MSTSVVGAVPIGVVGLAARDIVSGPLRDLWVVAVALTAWSAVTCVAELVATRKRAEGDIRLRDALVVGAAQCVALVPGVSGRRGR
- a CDS encoding DUF5710 domain-containing protein, producing the protein MRPSNRTRGVERPGTTDGRAPSTTPPAAERAGRVYPDVPGAEKDAAKAVGARSDQTAGRWYDRRPPTAALRHRAAHPPVPDLLPGGPRVRGRAVRRHGPAIVLAHQCPDLREPTGLGATPPHDHPPGPAAV
- a CDS encoding helix-turn-helix domain-containing GNAT family N-acetyltransferase, whose translation is MTTSLGTPPAVQLAPADASTYAEWFACLAEPMRVRLLHAVAVAGRAVTVGELTEQLGISQSTCSHHVRKLADVGFVHLRKDRTATLISVNPACCTGLPHAADAVMGMLAPRPCCPEDLPADVDVRALEPGDWTHVRRIYAEGIATGHATFETEVPTRDALDDAWLPAHRWVAEIDGRVAGFAAARAVSTRPVYAGVAETSIYVGDGLRGRGVGRTLIHRQVNAADDAGLWTLQTSIFPENRASLALHQSAGYRTLGLRERIGQHHGVWRDTVFLERRRADDRTGITG
- a CDS encoding FAD-dependent oxidoreductase, translated to MDELPVVVVGAGPAGLAAAAQAVDRGLPVVVLEAGPSAGTGVREWHHVRLFSRWGELVAPAAEKLLAPTGWRFPDAKAYPTGAEWAESYLQPLADALGDRVRYGARVVGVARRGWDRLVDQARDTEPLSVRVATADGEERILARAVIDASGTWSVPSPLGGDGLPALGESAAADRITYRVPDLTDPDVRQRYAGRRIALAGSGHSALTALVAFAELAEQNPGTHVQWLLRRAAIGTTFGGGDADQLPARGALGLRAAEAVRAGRVTTVTGFRTAGVDRDDDGRLVLSSFGDRQLDPVDEVVVLTGFRPDLSWLSEVRVDLDPVLQAPRELAPLIDPNVHSCGTVYPHGARELTQPEPGLFLVGMKSYGRAPTFLALTGYEQTRSVVAAIAGDRAGADRVELVLPETGVCGGAGLVDAPADDDSETAAGCCGPVEPLSIGGRSGAAG
- a CDS encoding arsenate-mycothiol transferase ArsC — protein: MTPSVLFVCVRNGGKSQMAAGLMRHAADGRVVAHSAGTRPGSSINALSVQVLAEVGADMSGEVPKPVDPALLAGVDVVVTLGREAQLDVPPGTDLRNWDTDEPSERGIDGVERMRLVRDDIDGRVRQLLHELVPVQGT
- a CDS encoding arsenate reductase ArsC, which encodes MTVPEVLFVCVHNAGRSQMAAALLAHHAAGSVRVTSAGSAPADTVNPAVREVMSEIGLDLSHEIPKKLSTDAVEAADVVITMGCGDACPVFPGKRYLDWDLTDPAGKAAAEIRPIRDDIDARVRGLLAELTAR
- a CDS encoding arsenate reductase ArsC; protein product: MTSTWHRDTLSIDQRLALKTAAGNLARQFDGTFGTETIERFLHASYDEFAGRAVVLNYLPLLAEKFARQQLRALAKIEGRSGDDRPVVLFLCTHNAGRSQMALGFFTHLAGDRAIAWSGGSEPGTSVNPAAVAAMAERGIDISAEYPKPWTDEIVRAADAVITMGCGDACPVFPGRRYEEWVLDDPAGLAVDDVRPIRDEIERRVRVLLAELVPAAR
- the arsB gene encoding ACR3 family arsenite efflux transporter — its product is MTATPQTDAPVVARLSTLDRFLPVWIIAAMVLGLVAGRLIPGLGAALGAVAIDGVSLPIAIGLLVMMYPVLAKVRYDRLDTVTGDRRLLGASLVLNWVLGPALMFALAWLMLPDLPEYRTGLIIVGLARCIAMVIIWNDLACGDREAAAVLVALNSVFQVFAFAVLGWFYLTVLPGWLGLPQADLDVSPWQIAVSVLIFLGVPLVAGYLSRRLGERAKGREWYESKFLPVIGPFALYGLLFTIVVLFALQGDAIISRPFDVARIALPLLVYFAVMWAGSYALGKAIGLSYERTTTLAFTAAGNNFELAIAVAIATFGVTSGQALAGVVGPLIEVPVLVGLVYVSLALRRRWRSGADRSTT
- a CDS encoding ArsR/SmtB family transcription factor; the protein is MSKQERMLVELADQVECCSPLVREPLAPGQAVELARVFKALGDPVRLRLASLIASHDGGEACVCDLTDAFELSGPTISHHLRVLREAGLITGERRGTWVYYRIQPDALRRLSAVLVLDDTAAVTA
- a CDS encoding EamA family transporter; this encodes MQRTGVAMMTGSALSNQVGAAIGALAFPVIGPVGVVAVRQWIGAAVLLSAGRPRVRAFTWSQWWPVLTLGAVFATMNVSLYSAVDRLGLGLAVTLEFLGPLAVALATSRRRIDLGCALVATAAVVILSRPQPSTDRVGIAFGLLAAACWAAYILLNRLVGARLPGAEGPAAASALSALLFVPVGIVVLLAHPPTPVALACAAAAGVLSSAVPFLVDMLALRRVPAHTYGIFMSVNPVLAAVVGVGVLGQALGWTQWLAIAAVAGANVVSGRFRTRTCRNVSRSDTRSAR
- a CDS encoding LysR family transcriptional regulator — protein: MELRHLRCLVAIVETGTFTDAAIELGLSQAAVSRTLASLESELGVRLLNRTSRSVVPTAAGTRVLARARRLLAGADELVRDAVSGLSRLRLGYAWSAMGRHTVTFQRRWPVAAPDVDLRLVRTSSVTGGLAEGACDVAVVRVPVEDHRFDSVVVGRERRLCAVAADDPWARRRSVTLAEIAGRPLLVDRRTGTTTAEMWPQDARPKTVDIHEVDDWLAEIAAGHGVGITAEATAHQYARPGVVYRPVRDAPPIPVHLTWWRDAPHPATPIAVHLLTALYAPPSNT